The Maridesulfovibrio sp. genomic sequence CTTCCTGCCCAGATCGAGAAGTTCCATCCGTCCTCCGCACCTAATTCATTACCGGGTTGATTCAAATTGTACTCCGAAACAATGCGTACAGAATATAGACATGTAAAAGCTTACCACACATATGGGCTGTGGCAAATAGAGATCCTCAATATGATCAAAAGATGCTGCAAAACAAAAAAATCCCCGCAATGTTAAAACATTGCGGGGATTTGTCATCCATCTCAGCTCTTTTATTTAGCAGTGCCCATCCAGAACATACCAACGCCCCTCCTCCGCCAAGGGAAAAGGACTGTTGGCCAGAAAGAAACAATGATACCCAAGCACCCTGCCGGAAATTTTCTCCTGCAAGGACTCAACCTGTTTCCAATGGGTGTGAACGCTGTCCGGGTTATCAAATTCAATTTCGTGAAAAACAAGATCACAGGAACTGAACCATTCGGCTTCCAATTCAGCACGGTCCAGAACTTCATTAATCTGTTCATCATACTTGGTATCACCGGAGTAGCCGAAACATCTTCCCCCGGCTGAAATTTTCAGACCGATGGTCCCGTAGGGAAGGATATGATGATTCCAGCGGCTGTCTATCTGGATTGGCCCTAACTGCAACGGGACTCCGGGCTGCAAGGGAACGATCTCTACATACTCTTCCAGATCGGGGAAAAGCGGGTAGTAAAGATCTGCCAGCACCCGGAATACATTTTCTGCAAGAATCAACTTCAGCTTGCGGTTGTATTTACGTGCCCGCTGGAGGCAGGCGGTAAAACCCTGCACATGATCTTCATGATTATGGGTGAACAGAAAATGAGTCACGTCGTCCCAATGGACTCCGTGCCGGGCAAGGGTATGCGCCGGATACCCGCAAGGATCTATCCAGATCACATATTCACCGAAACGCACAATGGTGTTGGCCGTTGTGCCGTAAACACCGTTACCGCAACCGACCGGGAGAACCTCGAGGTGGCTGCGTGTTTTTCTGTCTCTAGGAATTGTTTTCAGCAGGTTCTCAATGGCTGTGTCAGGACTTTCAGCCGGCCAGAAATCGTTGCGCCGATACAGGACTTCACCGGCATCCGAGATAACAATATCTCCGTCTTCAAAACAGATTTCCAGCTCACCATTCCTGTAGACCGGGCCAGCGACATTCAAATGGAACCATTTGCCCAGCCAGTCTTTACGTTCCACGGAAAGGTTTTTGTCATCAAAAAAATATGGAAAAATTCGTTCAAGATTCCGGTGGAGCTGCTCCACATTATGCTTCAAGCCTACATATTCCTTTAATATGCCGCCCCTGATCTGGGCCTGCCAGAGCACAAACTCTTCCCCGGTTCGGTTATCCCCCGCCTGAGATACTTCCCAACCGGGGACGACTACAGTCTCTTCGCGAAAGCCGTGTTCTGTCACAAACTTTGTAACATCCGGCATGCTGCCGACCCTTACGGTGCCCCTTGAGGTACGCACCAGATCAACAAACATCCCGCAATACTCTATCCGCTGTACCTTCGCTGACAGCTCTCGCAACAAACTGCTAGTCATCACCCCACCCTTTTTAGCGATGTATATGTTTACATAGAAATGACATTGGCGGAACAATAACGTCATATCCATTCTTTAAAATATGCTTAACAGCATCAAAAAAAATTAAAAATAACAAACTATTATAATACATTTTGACAAAAACGTTGACATTAAGCTTAGCAAGCTGCTAACCAAATGTAAACGTTTACATAAAGAGGCTTTCTGTGAGTACCATTCATGATGTTGCACGACTTGCGCAAGTATCCACCGCCACGGTGTCCCGGGTAATAAATTCCCCGGAAAATGTGCGCAAAGAAACCCGGGAAAAAGTTCTCCGGGCCATGAAGATGTGCAACTATAAATACAATGCTCTTGCACGCGGCTTTGCCACCAAGAAATCCAATACAATCGGATTGATATTACCAAGCATCAACAACCCCGTTTTCGCTGAATCAACTCTCGGAGTTCAGGAATTCGCCGAAAAGCAGCAGATCAAAGTAATCCTCGGCAACACATCCTACAAGGCTTCACAGGAAAAAAGCCTGATTAAAGCCTTACGTGAAAGCCAGGTGGACGGACTGATCATTACCACGACCGACCCCAAGGGCGATATAATCAAAAACCTTGTGACTGAAAAAATCCCTTTTGTCCTGCTTTTCAGCACGATTAAAGGGGGCGAAATTTCTGCCGTTGGTGTTGATAACTATCGTGGCGGGTACGTTGCAACTGAACATCTTATTTCCCTTGGACACAGCAGGATCGGGATGATTGCAGGCACCTTTTCAGTGACTGACAGATCATACCACCGCTGGCACGGATACCGCCAGTGCCTTAAGGATAACGGCATCGCCTATGATAAGGAGCTGCTGGTCCAGACCGAATATTCCCTTGCCGGGGGACGGGATTCAATTAAACAGCTGCTCGGGTTGGAGACTCCGCCCAGCGCGGTTTTCTGCTCCAACGACTACATCGCTCTCGGAGCAATCAAAGGGGCAAGAGAGTCCGGACTGACACTGCCAGAAGACCTGTCCATCGTGGGCTTTGATGATATGCCCACAGCTTCATACATGGTCCCGGCCCTGACAACTGTCCGCCAGCCGGCCTACGAAATGGGACGGCGGGCCTGTGAACTTCTGCTGCAGATAATGGAAACACCGGAAAAAACGGTGCAACATATGATGGAGACCAAACTGGTTGTCCGTGAATCCACCGCCTCCGTATTGCCAAAGACGGAAGCCGGAGACAACAAGGACAGACAGTAGCAAAAAGGGTTGCTGCAGTTGTTGCGGCAATTCTGATAAGTAAGGAACCTTTAGGAGGAAGATTACAATGAGCTTCAAGAAGACCCTTTCCGTGCTTTGTGCAGGCGCTGTCCTGATCCTGTCCATGGGCACCCAGTGTATGGCTGACGATTACAAACTGACCCTGAAGCTGAGTCACGTATTCAGCCCTGCCGAGCAGCTTTCCAAATCCATGGATGCCGTGGCCGAATCAATTTACGAAAAAACCGACGGCGCCATCAACATCCAGACTTTTCCACAGGCCCAGCTTCCCGCATATAAGGAAGGCGTAGAACAGGTTGTGCGCGGCGCAAAATTCATCTCAGTTGAAGATCCTTCTTTCATCGGCGATTATGTTCCCGATTTCAAGGCTCTCTATGCTCCCATGCTCTATCGCAGCTTTGATGAATACGTAAACCTGACCCATACCGACCTCGTAAAAAAAATGCAGGCCGAAGCTGAAAAACAGGGCATCAAAATTCTTGCCCTCGACTACATTTACGGATTCCGTAACCTGATTACCCAGAAAGTCATCAAGACTCCCGCAGATCTCAAAGGAATGAAAATCCGTACCCCCGGTTCCAAATCCTACATCGACACCCTTACCGCCATGGGCGCTGTTGCTACTCCCCTGCCATGGGGCGAAACCCTCTCCGCAGTGCAGCAGGGTGTTGTTGACGGTCTCGAAGGTTCCGAATTCACAAACATCGGCACCAAAGTATACGAAGGCCCGACCAAAAACGTAGCCAACACCCGCCACATCCTCGGAACCTGCGGTGTATACATCTCCACCAAGGTCTGGAACGACATTCCGGCCAAATACCAGAAAATTATTCAGGACGAATTCACCAGCGGTGCAAACCACATGGTCAACCTGCTTAAATCCCAGCATGGCGGCGTGGTCAAGGAACTCGAATCCTACGGCGTGAAGTTCAACGAAGTTGACGGTGACGCTTTCCGCGCAGCCCTGAAACCTCTTTACAAAGAGCAGAAAGGCATGACCCCCGGCGTATTCCAGTCCATCTTCAAAGAACTCGACGCAATGAGAAAATAAAAACCTTGCGGCGCATGGGAGCCTGCCTCTCATGCGCCGTTCCGGGTAGGAACAATGTCTGAAGCATCAAAATTTCTATTCAAAAATTTCGACCTTTTTGTCAGCGGCTTTTTTCTCTGCATCACCGTTGCAGTGGTCATAGTCAATGTCGCGCTGCGCTATCTATTTCAGAGCGGGCTGTTCTGGGCTGAGGAAGTTTCCACCACAGCATTCATCTGGTCCGTATTTGTCGGTTCGGCTGCGGCGTACCGGTACAAAATGCATATCGGAATCGACATGATCAGCCAGATCGGCCCCAAAGTATGGCGCAATTTCATTGCCGTGGTCATTGACCTGCTCATGCTCGTCATCAATGGATACATTGTCTATCTCAGTGTCCTCTACATTCAGGCCAACAAGCTGAAACGCACACCAGTATTGGATATTCCGGCTGTCTACGTAAACCTGGCACTAACAGTAGGGTTCTCGCTAATGACAATCTACGCACTGGGCTTTTTATACACTGACCTGCGCAAACTTTTCGGCAACCGGGCGGAAGGAGAATAGAACATGCTTACATTTCCCATAACCATTGTAATGACGCTCTATTTTACAAGCATTCCTATCGCCTTTGCGCTCTTGGCTGCAGGTCTTGCATATTTCACTTTCGGCGATGTAGGCACACCGCCGGATCTAATCCTGCAGAAGTTCATAACTTCCACCGCTTCCTTTCCTCTGCTTGCCATCCCTTTTTTTATCATGGCCGGCGAAATCATGAACTTCTCCGGCATCAGTTCCAGCCTCATGAAAATGGCTGATGTCCTGACCGGACACCTGCGCGGCGGGCTTGCCCAGGTCAACGTGCTGCTTTCAACTCTCATGGGCGGTATTTCCGGTTCCGCCAACGCAGACGCGGCCATGCAGTCCAAAATTCTTGTCCCGCAAATGACAAAGCGCGGCTACAGCGTACCCTTTGCGACCGCCATTACTGCAGCGTCATCAGCCATTGCCCCGGTAATTCCTCCGGGCATCAACCTGATCATTTATGCCCTCATCGCACAGGTTTCAGTGGCCAAAATGTTTATCGGCGGTTATATGCCGGGCATACTGATGTGTTTAGCCCTGATGCTCACCGTGAATTTTATTGCCAGAAAAAGGGACTACAAACCCTCCCGCGAAAAAATGGCTTCCGGCAGGGAAATCATCAAACAGGCACGGGAATCAATCTGGGGCCTGCTGTTGCCGCTGGGTATCATCGCCGGTATCCGCTTCGGGGTATTCACCCCCACGGAAGCAGGTGCCATGGCAGTCCTTTTCTGCATAATCATCGGTGCCTTCTTCTACAAGAAACTGCGCTGGGAACATTTTCCCATCATCATGAAGAACACCATTCTGGGTACCAGCTCGGTAATGCTGATTATCATTGCGGCTTCTGTTTTCGGGCAGTACATGAGCTGGGAACGCATCCCCCACCAATTGACCAAGGCGATTCTGGCTATCTCCGATTCACCGTGGCTCATTCTGGTTGTCATCAACATCCTGCTTCTTGTTCTGGGCATGTTCCTTGAAGGCGGGGCGCTGCTCATCATCGTTGCCCCTCTGCTGGTTCCGCTGGTCAAAAACATGGGCATAGACCTGACCCATTTCGGCCTGATCATGATCGTAAACATCATGATCGGGGGCATAACCCCGCCCTTCGGTTCAATGATGTTCACGACCTGTGCCATCACCGGATCTACGGTAGGGGAATTCTGCCGGGAAATATGGCCCTTTATTCTGGCCCTGCTGGCGGTGCTGGTTATCGTGACCTACATGCCCTCAGTGGTCATGTTTCTGCCTAATTTGTTGTAGTACGGAGAGTTTAACATGATGCTGATAGGACACAGGGGCTGCAAATACCCCGGTTACAACCAGAACACCATCCGCTCTTTTGAGAAGGTTACTTCCGAAGGAGTCCCGGCTATTGAATTCGACGTGCAGCTCTGCGCTGACGGAAAACTGGTCATCGTCCACAATCTGGACCTCGAAGAAGTATCCACAGGCAGGGGTGAAGTATCCAGCACGGACTCCGAAACCCTGAAGACGCTCTTTGCGGGCGACCCGGATCAAGGCAAAGACCGCATCCCCTTTCTGGCGGAAGTCTTCGACTTCTTTGCCTCCTGCGATCCGGTCAAACGCCCGGCCATCCACATGGAGCTGAAAGGAAACAATACCGGCAGAAAAGCCGGGGAATTGTTCAACGAATACGTTGCTGCAGGAAAACTGGAGACTACAGACCTGCTGGCCAGTTCTTTCAACTGGAAAGAACTGGAGGCTTTAAGAAAAGTCTGCCCCGAAGCTAAAATAGCACTGCTTGACGGAGCCATACGCCGCAACATATTGTTAAAAAAGACAGGTCCCGAGGGTGAGCGGTATTTTGCGGAGCTTTTTGCCTACGGCAATGAAGACTACATGCTGCCGAGATTTCCAGCTCTCCCGGAAAACATGGCCCTGCTTGATAAAATTTGCACTGAACCGCATATCCATGCCCTGCTTGCACAGGAACTTGAAGACTGCCTGAACGGAAAATATTATACGGAAGAACTTCTGAACAGCGCCTGTTCCATGAATGCTACTTCTGTCAATCTGTGGTATCGTACAGTCTCGCCGGAATTCGTTAAAAAAGCCCATGCAAGAAAACTTGCTGTTTTTGTTTATACCGCCAACCTTCCTGAAGAATGGAAAATCCTTGCCGACATGGGAGTTGACGGTGTTTTCACTGATTTTTACGCAACCGCAGTCAAAACACTGGCTGATTATAAATATTAACCGACAGAGGGTCAGGCATGGGGCTTCCGGCTTCTGCCTGGCCCATCTCCCCTTGCCATGACCAGAATCTCTTCCATTTTCTTCGATAAGCTCGACTATCAGCTTCTGCAGATTGTTGACGACGTCCTCAAACGAGGCTCCGAATCACGCGCTTTCCGCTCCTTTTTTGTAGAATACATGCATCCACAGGGGATTAAGGAAATGGCTGCACCGCAGGGGCTGCGCATTGCTTATGCTGTAATCAGCCTGCTCGGAAGTCTTGAAAAAGGCATGGCCCGAGACAGATTGAAAGCGCTGCGCTCACTGCGGGATGAAGTATTCCTTTCATCTTCCGGGTATTACCGCAAAAACACGGCCCGGGTATTGTTGCAGATAATGAAAAAACTGGTCAGGCCGGGCAACAGCGAACTGAGCAGACTAAAACTGGCTCATGATTTCCGCATGGTTTCAGCAGGAAATCCTCGCAAGATACGCAAGGAGCTTGCAAAATATCATCTGGTGGAAATGCCGGAAGACTGGAACCACTTCGCCTTTGACGACCACGTGCATGATGCCAACACCAAGGGCAGAAAATCTCCCACCCATCTGATCATGGACGCATGGATCAAGGGCATCCGCAATCTTACC encodes the following:
- a CDS encoding TRAP transporter small permease, whose protein sequence is MSEASKFLFKNFDLFVSGFFLCITVAVVIVNVALRYLFQSGLFWAEEVSTTAFIWSVFVGSAAAYRYKMHIGIDMISQIGPKVWRNFIAVVIDLLMLVINGYIVYLSVLYIQANKLKRTPVLDIPAVYVNLALTVGFSLMTIYALGFLYTDLRKLFGNRAEGE
- a CDS encoding LacI family DNA-binding transcriptional regulator; translated protein: MSTIHDVARLAQVSTATVSRVINSPENVRKETREKVLRAMKMCNYKYNALARGFATKKSNTIGLILPSINNPVFAESTLGVQEFAEKQQIKVILGNTSYKASQEKSLIKALRESQVDGLIITTTDPKGDIIKNLVTEKIPFVLLFSTIKGGEISAVGVDNYRGGYVATEHLISLGHSRIGMIAGTFSVTDRSYHRWHGYRQCLKDNGIAYDKELLVQTEYSLAGGRDSIKQLLGLETPPSAVFCSNDYIALGAIKGARESGLTLPEDLSIVGFDDMPTASYMVPALTTVRQPAYEMGRRACELLLQIMETPEKTVQHMMETKLVVRESTASVLPKTEAGDNKDRQ
- a CDS encoding C4-dicarboxylate TRAP transporter substrate-binding protein, producing the protein MSFKKTLSVLCAGAVLILSMGTQCMADDYKLTLKLSHVFSPAEQLSKSMDAVAESIYEKTDGAINIQTFPQAQLPAYKEGVEQVVRGAKFISVEDPSFIGDYVPDFKALYAPMLYRSFDEYVNLTHTDLVKKMQAEAEKQGIKILALDYIYGFRNLITQKVIKTPADLKGMKIRTPGSKSYIDTLTAMGAVATPLPWGETLSAVQQGVVDGLEGSEFTNIGTKVYEGPTKNVANTRHILGTCGVYISTKVWNDIPAKYQKIIQDEFTSGANHMVNLLKSQHGGVVKELESYGVKFNEVDGDAFRAALKPLYKEQKGMTPGVFQSIFKELDAMRK
- a CDS encoding TRAP transporter large permease, which gives rise to MLTFPITIVMTLYFTSIPIAFALLAAGLAYFTFGDVGTPPDLILQKFITSTASFPLLAIPFFIMAGEIMNFSGISSSLMKMADVLTGHLRGGLAQVNVLLSTLMGGISGSANADAAMQSKILVPQMTKRGYSVPFATAITAASSAIAPVIPPGINLIIYALIAQVSVAKMFIGGYMPGILMCLALMLTVNFIARKRDYKPSREKMASGREIIKQARESIWGLLLPLGIIAGIRFGVFTPTEAGAMAVLFCIIIGAFFYKKLRWEHFPIIMKNTILGTSSVMLIIIAASVFGQYMSWERIPHQLTKAILAISDSPWLILVVINILLLVLGMFLEGGALLIIVAPLLVPLVKNMGIDLTHFGLIMIVNIMIGGITPPFGSMMFTTCAITGSTVGEFCREIWPFILALLAVLVIVTYMPSVVMFLPNLL
- a CDS encoding glycerophosphodiester phosphodiesterase; protein product: MMLIGHRGCKYPGYNQNTIRSFEKVTSEGVPAIEFDVQLCADGKLVIVHNLDLEEVSTGRGEVSSTDSETLKTLFAGDPDQGKDRIPFLAEVFDFFASCDPVKRPAIHMELKGNNTGRKAGELFNEYVAAGKLETTDLLASSFNWKELEALRKVCPEAKIALLDGAIRRNILLKKTGPEGERYFAELFAYGNEDYMLPRFPALPENMALLDKICTEPHIHALLAQELEDCLNGKYYTEELLNSACSMNATSVNLWYRTVSPEFVKKAHARKLAVFVYTANLPEEWKILADMGVDGVFTDFYATAVKTLADYKY
- a CDS encoding MBL fold metallo-hydrolase, encoding MTSSLLRELSAKVQRIEYCGMFVDLVRTSRGTVRVGSMPDVTKFVTEHGFREETVVVPGWEVSQAGDNRTGEEFVLWQAQIRGGILKEYVGLKHNVEQLHRNLERIFPYFFDDKNLSVERKDWLGKWFHLNVAGPVYRNGELEICFEDGDIVISDAGEVLYRRNDFWPAESPDTAIENLLKTIPRDRKTRSHLEVLPVGCGNGVYGTTANTIVRFGEYVIWIDPCGYPAHTLARHGVHWDDVTHFLFTHNHEDHVQGFTACLQRARKYNRKLKLILAENVFRVLADLYYPLFPDLEEYVEIVPLQPGVPLQLGPIQIDSRWNHHILPYGTIGLKISAGGRCFGYSGDTKYDEQINEVLDRAELEAEWFSSCDLVFHEIEFDNPDSVHTHWKQVESLQEKISGRVLGYHCFFLANSPFPLAEEGRWYVLDGHC